AGAACACAATCATCAAAcattcaaattgaaaaagaaaacaatggcgaagtaaaaatggaaattacaaaagaaaagtacTTGGAAAGGAAAACGTCTATGGTAATGGAGATGTTGCCTCGTTAGTGTATGGATGAGCACTTTGTAGTTCATTTAATCAGAGTCTTAATTATTCACCACCACGGCTAGCCCTTCTCGAATTGGAATCATAAAAACAAGATGCTCTTATAGATGGGAGTTTCATTTAAAAAACActatcaaaaatatttatttcttaaaaaatgtgGAAGAATACTTCTATTGGTATCTGAAGAGGGAGAAAACTGGAGGTGACGAATCAGGTTAGATGGACGAATTGCTAGACAAATGGGCTAATAGTGGATGGATCCTATGTGAACGGACAAAAGGGTGGATGGACATAAAGGCCACGTGGCACTCAATTAATCATTATGTGGTCTCCAAGAAACCCTAAAGGGAAACGACTTGTGCCTCACGATTGACCCTAGTCCATAGAGTCCCGATATGAATGGAATTCTAACATGAGGAGGATTCTCGAATATACGCTAATTAATGAAGATcttccctataaggaaaagacttgtgACGCAAGTCTTGGGAATTCAGTTCTacgctactataaaaacccaaagaccctcAGAAAACAGGTACGCATAATTGATCCCAGCTCTAGCACTTTAGAATTGCAAAAagattctaacttgaccttttggagggtatttggccggcaccacaccagtgctatctgttaggtcttcttttttgttgtgcaggCACTATTTCGAGTGTGCAAGGACTATGTGGCTCATTGGTGATTTTTCgacatcatcagttggcacTATCTATGGGAATTGCGACTTGTAAGCCATACAAACACTTCCCGGagaaagagttgcatggtacttactcgctCGATGGCGATCACTAACAACGTTCAGGGAGATGAGCCATAACCCACTGCCCTGGAAAGGTAGGTCCAAACCCTCACAGCAGCAGTGGAACGTCTCACCAAACAGAACCAATACCTAGAAGAACAGCTACGACAAAAGAACGCAGTGATGGGTACCTAAGAGGAAGACCAAGAAGATACCAGTGTTGAACGAAGAGACCAAGAGGGGCCGGAGGGTAGTAACGCCCCGAGCATACTGGAACGACAAGACCTGAGTCGTCCATCCCTTACAGATTCAGCTCCACCCCACCTTGTTGCAAAGATGCAAATGATGAAAGAATGGATTGACTTTATGATGAACGCACTTAGAGGGAGAGTATCCAGCGACCTCGACGACTTAGTCCATCGAATCGATTCACCATTCACCATATCTATCAATTCCTTCCCCCTACCACTGAAGTTCCGTATACCGCAAATAGAAAGCTAAGACAGAgccaaggaccctctagatcacttAGAATCCTtcaagaccttgatgcacctcCAAGGAGTTGCAGACGAGAtcatgtgtagagccttcctTACCACACTAAGGGGTCCCACAAGAATTTGGTTCAGTAGGTTAACGCCCAACTCCATCAGTACTTTTAAGGACCTAAGTGCCAAGTTCACTTCACACTTTATTGGGGCACATAGATATAAGAAGTCGATCGCATGTTTAATGAGCATTAGGCAACAGGAAGAtgtgacattgaggtcttatatcgCCTGCTTCAACAAGGAAGCACTCTCGATTGATAAAGCTGACGACAAGATACTCGTAGCAGCCTTCACGAATGGGCAACGAAAGGGTAAGTTTCGATTCTCCTTATACAAGAATGACCCGAAAACCATGTTGGATgtactttacagggccaccaagtacatgaatgctgaagaAGCGTTGTTGGCCCGTGAAGAGAAGcctaagaagagagagaggcaggAGGAAGCCTGGCAGGATAGGGGCCAAAAGATGGCAAGAACTGGAGAAAAAAGAGATGATCGACGATCCAAACCCTCGATAGGGAGATTCACAAACTTCACCCCCCTGAATACCCTGATTGATCAAGTCCTACTGCAGATCAAAGACGAAGGAGCCTTAACGTTCCTCAGCAAATTGAAGGGTGATCCCAGCAAGAGATCTAGGGATAAATATTGTCGTTTCCACCAAGACCACGGTCACGACACGTCTAAATGCTATGACCTGAAGCAGCAGATAGAGGCCCTTATTGGCCAAGGGAAACTGCAAAAATTTGTCGACAAGGAAGGAATAGAACAAAACCAAAGAGCACCAGCCCAGAGAGAAAACAAACGACCCTGGCCACCCTTGGGAGATGTAAGGATAATCATAGGGGGCAGTACTTCCAGTTCCTCTAAAAAGGCTAAGACATACCTACAAATGGTACAGAATATTCAACTAACAGGGTATGCCCCAAAGATGGCGCGAGTCGATAATCTCGTAATTGGGTTCATGGAGGAAGATGCCTGACGCCTCCACCACCCACATGATGATGCATTTGTAGTCAGTATACGAGTTGAAGATTATAACACCTACATGGTGCTAGTAGACAACGGGAGCTCCGCTGATATCTTGTATTATCCAGCTTTTTAGCAGATGAGAATAGAAAGAGAACGATTAATCCCAACCAACGCCCCGCTCATAGGATTTGAAGGAACAAGGGTGTATCTGCTGGGTGCCGTCACCCTACCGATGACGGTCGGAGACTACCTTCAGCAGATCACGAAAGATGTGACATTCCTAGTCGTTGACTACTCGTCCGCGTACAACGCTATATTGGGATGTCCTACTTTAAACTCATGGAAGGCTGTAACATTAACCTACCATTTGATGATCAAGTTTCCCACTGAGTACGGGGTAGGAGAAGTAAAGGGAGATCAAGTGGCAGCTCGTGAATGTTACATTGCTATGCTAGAGATGAATGATCACCAACAGACCATATGCATAGAAGAACAACGAACAATAGCAGAGCCGGTGGAAGAACTAGAGGAAGTAACCTTTGATGAATCAAGGCCCAAGCAAACGACTAGAGTGGGTACGTTGGCTAGTTAGCCAGTACGTCAAGCACTCAACGTTTCTGAGAGAAAATCAGGACGTATTCACCTGGAGTCATGAGGATATGCCAGGTATAGACCCCTCAATCATAGTTCACAGATTGAATATATCTCCCTCATCCTCTCCCGTATGACAGAAAAAACGAGTATTCGCCCCAGAACAAGACAAAGCCATAGCTGAAGAGGTTTAGAAGTTGTTGGAAGCAAATTCCATTCGTGAAATGTACTACTCTGACTGGTTGGCAAATATGGTTATGGTTAAAAAGGCCaatggaaagtggagaatgtgcgtagaTTTTACGGACCTCAATAGAGCCTTCCCCAAGGACAGTTACCCTTTCCCACAGATAGAAATCCTGGTAGACTCGACCACGAGACATCAGCTTCTGAGCTTCATGGATGTGTTCTTAAGATATAACCAGATCAGAATGGAGGAGGCCGATTAAGAGAAGACTTCTTTTGTTACCAGCCAAGGACTCTtctgctacaaagtgatgccattCTGACTCAAGAACGCAAGGGCAACATACCAGAGATTAATGAAGAAGATGTTTGCACACTAGATTGGGAGGAATATGCAAGTTTTTGTAGACGACATGCTGGTAAAAAGCTTACGAGAAGACGATCATTTAAGTGACCTCCAAGAGACCTTCGACACCCTTCGGACGtacaacatgaaattaaatCCGAACAAGTGTGTGTTCGGAGTAACTACGAGgaaattcttgggattcatggtatcCCAAAAAGGTATCTAGGTCAATCCAGAGAAAATACGGGCTATAGTGGAGCTAGCCCCACCAAAGACGATCAAGGAGGTGCAAAGCTTGAACGACTAGGTAGCAGCACTAAACAGGTTTGTCTCAAGGGCGACGGACAAATGTCT
This genomic stretch from Quercus lobata isolate SW786 chromosome 3, ValleyOak3.0 Primary Assembly, whole genome shotgun sequence harbors:
- the LOC115980893 gene encoding uncharacterized protein LOC115980893 — translated: MSIRQQEDVTLRSYIACFNKEALSIDKADDKILVAAFTNGQRKGKFRFSLYKNDPKTMLDVLYRATKYMNAEEALLAREEKPKKRERQEEAWQDRGQKMARTGEKRDDRRSKPSIGRFTNFTPLNTLIDQVLLQIKDEGALTFLSKLKGDPSKRSRDKYCRFHQDHGHDTSKCYDLKQQIEALIGQGKLQKFVDKEGIEQNQRAPAQRENKRPWPPLGDVRIIIGGSTSSSSKKAKTYLQMVQNIQLTGYAPKMARVDNLVIGFMEEDA